One window from the genome of Chroococcidiopsis sp. TS-821 encodes:
- the arsC gene encoding arsenate reductase, glutathione/glutaredoxin type, protein MKKVMFVCKKNSRRSQMAEGFARTLGEGKIAVTSSGLEASAVDPTTVEVMSEVGIDISNQTSKPLSDFNPEDYDAVISLCGCGVNLPEAWVLREVFQDWQLDDPEGESVEKFREVREQVKERVEKLIASLSSKTTAQ, encoded by the coding sequence ATGAAAAAAGTCATGTTTGTATGCAAGAAAAACTCGCGCCGTTCGCAAATGGCAGAAGGATTTGCCCGTACCCTCGGAGAAGGTAAAATTGCCGTCACAAGTTCCGGCTTAGAAGCAAGTGCTGTCGATCCGACAACTGTAGAAGTCATGTCAGAAGTTGGCATCGATATTAGCAATCAAACATCCAAACCTTTAAGCGATTTTAATCCTGAAGATTACGATGCCGTTATTTCCTTATGCGGCTGTGGTGTTAACTTACCCGAAGCATGGGTACTGCGGGAAGTCTTTCAAGATTGGCAACTCGACGATCCAGAAGGCGAATCAGTCGAGAAGTTTCGCGAAGTGCGCGAACAAGTCAAAGAAAGAGTCGAAAAACTGATTGCATCTCTCAGCAGCAAAACTACTGCACAGTAA
- the arsH gene encoding arsenical resistance protein ArsH — MPTFNHKPRILFLYGSLRDRSYSRLLAEEAARIIEEFGAEVRFFDPRELPIYASVPETHPKVQELRELSLWSEGQVWSSPEMHGNITGIMKNQIDWIPLSLGAVRPTQGRTLAVMQVSGGSQSFNAVNTLRILGRWMRMFTIPNQSSVAKAYQEFNDDGTMKDSPYRDRVVDVMEELYKFTLLLRDKVDYLTDRYSERKEKAAKEVIQIANSALEVKTNNQRSSP; from the coding sequence ATGCCGACATTTAACCACAAACCACGCATTTTATTTTTGTACGGTTCTTTACGCGATCGCTCTTACAGTCGTTTGTTAGCAGAAGAAGCTGCGAGAATTATCGAGGAATTTGGTGCAGAAGTGCGATTTTTCGATCCGCGCGAGTTACCAATTTACGCCAGCGTTCCCGAGACACATCCTAAAGTCCAAGAACTGCGAGAATTAAGTTTATGGTCAGAAGGACAAGTTTGGTCAAGTCCTGAAATGCACGGTAATATTACCGGCATCATGAAAAACCAAATTGACTGGATTCCTCTAAGTTTAGGCGCAGTTAGACCAACACAAGGTAGAACTTTGGCTGTGATGCAAGTCAGCGGCGGTTCGCAGTCATTTAATGCCGTCAACACACTGCGAATCTTAGGGCGATGGATGCGGATGTTTACGATTCCCAATCAATCCTCAGTTGCAAAAGCGTATCAAGAGTTCAACGACGACGGAACAATGAAAGATTCACCATATCGCGATCGCGTTGTTGATGTCATGGAAGAACTCTATAAATTCACCTTACTACTGCGCGACAAAGTTGATTATCTCACCGACAGATACAGCGAACGCAAAGAAAAAGCGGCAAAAGAAGTTATTCAAATTGCCAATAGCGCATTAGAAGTCAAGACGAATAACCAGCGATCTAGCCCCTAA
- the arsB gene encoding ACR3 family arsenite efflux transporter has product MSTKNPQVNRTAVKAGSNLSFFEKYLTVWVFLCIFAGILLGRLFPGVAVALDAMSIYQVSIPIAICLFFMMYPIMVKIDFTQAKNAIRAPKPVILTLVVNWLIKPFTMVAFAQFFLGWLFRNFLTGTELIRGAEVSLANSYIAGTILLGIAPCTAMVLMWGYLSYSNQGHTLVMVAVNSLAMLFLYAPLGRWLLAANDLTVPWQTIVLSVLIYVGLPLVAGMYSRHWIFKNKGREWFERKFLKYLNPVAITALLVTLVLLFSFKGDLIVNNPLHILLIAVPLFIQTNFIFLITYVAALKMNLSYEDAAPAALIGASNHFEVAIATAVTLFGLNSGAALATVVGVLIEVPVMLMLVEFCKRTAAWFPREPEKATLRDPRCVSAYK; this is encoded by the coding sequence ATGAGTACAAAGAATCCTCAAGTAAATCGAACTGCTGTTAAAGCTGGTAGTAATCTCAGTTTTTTTGAAAAATACCTTACTGTTTGGGTATTCTTGTGTATCTTTGCAGGAATTTTACTCGGTAGATTATTTCCTGGGGTTGCAGTTGCATTAGATGCGATGAGTATCTATCAAGTATCAATTCCGATCGCGATATGTCTCTTTTTTATGATGTATCCGATCATGGTAAAAATTGACTTTACCCAAGCAAAAAATGCAATTCGTGCCCCAAAACCCGTCATTCTGACTTTAGTAGTGAATTGGTTAATTAAACCGTTCACGATGGTAGCATTTGCTCAGTTTTTCTTAGGGTGGTTATTTCGTAACTTTCTCACAGGTACAGAACTGATTCGCGGTGCTGAAGTTAGCCTAGCAAATTCTTACATCGCTGGTACGATTCTATTAGGTATTGCTCCTTGTACAGCAATGGTATTGATGTGGGGATACTTGTCTTATAGCAATCAAGGACATACCTTGGTCATGGTAGCGGTAAACTCTCTAGCAATGCTGTTTTTATACGCACCGCTAGGGCGATGGTTGCTTGCTGCAAATGATTTAACTGTACCTTGGCAAACTATTGTCTTATCGGTACTAATTTATGTTGGTTTACCTTTAGTTGCTGGAATGTACAGCCGCCACTGGATTTTCAAAAATAAAGGTAGAGAATGGTTTGAGCGTAAGTTTCTCAAATATTTAAATCCTGTTGCAATTACTGCATTACTCGTTACTTTGGTATTGCTATTTTCCTTCAAAGGCGACCTTATTGTTAACAATCCACTGCACATCTTACTGATTGCTGTACCGCTGTTTATTCAAACAAATTTCATTTTCTTGATTACATACGTTGCAGCGTTGAAAATGAATTTGTCATACGAAGATGCTGCACCAGCGGCGTTAATTGGTGCGAGTAATCATTTTGAAGTGGCGATCGCCACAGCGGTCACCCTTTTTGGTTTAAATTCAGGTGCAGCCCTTGCCACAGTAGTCGGTGTACTTATTGAAGTACCCGTAATGTTGATGTTAGTGGAATTTTGTAAGCGAACCGCCGCCTGGTTCCCCAGAGAACCTGAAAAAGCAACTTTAAGAGATCCGCGTTGTGTTAGTGCTTATAAGTAA
- a CDS encoding PstS family phosphate ABC transporter substrate-binding protein, translated as MNVTHKELAIALGALALTVGCTTPNTSTQTQQSPQLAAATNTADTVVRVDGSSTVYPITQAVAKEFQSTQGNQAQISVNFSGTSGGFEKFCAGEIDVTGASRPILTAEMEACNKNNVRYIELPVAFDALTIAVHPQNDWAQEITVAELKRTWEPAAEGKITRWNQVRSSWPDRPLKLYGADRKSGTFDYFTEAVVGETRASRNDYIASEDDNVLVEGISKDPNALGYFGFSYLEENQDKLKALAVDNGKGPVLPSRQTVENNEYQPLSRPLFIYVNAQYAQKKPAVKDFVNFYNKQAPTLVSSVGYVPLPEEAYDLNERHFYTGKVGTVFEGEAELNITISELLRRQAKF; from the coding sequence ATGAACGTCACACATAAAGAATTGGCGATCGCGCTTGGGGCGCTAGCTTTAACAGTAGGTTGCACAACACCAAACACCTCAACACAAACGCAACAATCGCCACAGTTAGCCGCAGCAACAAACACCGCAGATACAGTAGTTAGAGTTGATGGATCGAGTACGGTTTATCCAATTACACAAGCTGTAGCCAAAGAATTTCAATCGACTCAAGGTAATCAAGCCCAGATCTCAGTTAATTTTTCTGGAACAAGCGGTGGATTTGAAAAGTTCTGCGCGGGAGAAATTGATGTGACTGGCGCTTCGCGTCCCATCTTAACCGCAGAGATGGAAGCTTGTAATAAGAATAATGTGAGATACATTGAACTTCCGGTTGCCTTTGATGCATTAACAATCGCCGTTCATCCACAAAACGATTGGGCGCAAGAGATTACTGTTGCTGAGTTAAAAAGAACGTGGGAACCAGCGGCAGAAGGTAAAATTACTCGCTGGAACCAAGTACGATCTTCATGGCCCGATCGCCCGTTAAAGCTATATGGTGCAGATAGAAAGTCGGGTACGTTTGATTACTTCACTGAGGCGGTGGTTGGTGAAACAAGAGCTAGTCGTAACGACTATATAGCAAGTGAAGACGATAATGTATTAGTTGAAGGAATCAGCAAAGATCCTAACGCACTAGGTTACTTCGGTTTTTCGTATTTAGAAGAAAATCAAGATAAATTAAAAGCCTTAGCAGTAGATAACGGCAAAGGACCAGTGCTACCCTCGCGTCAAACCGTAGAAAACAACGAATATCAACCGCTGTCACGTCCTTTATTTATTTACGTTAATGCACAATATGCACAGAAGAAACCCGCAGTCAAAGATTTTGTGAATTTCTATAACAAACAAGCACCAACACTAGTAAGTTCAGTAGGTTATGTTCCCTTACCTGAAGAAGCATACGATTTAAACGAAAGACATTTCTATACCGGAAAAGTTGGAACAGTATTTGAAGGGGAAGCAGAACTGAATATCACAATTAGCGAATTATTGCGTAGACAAGCGAAATTTTAG
- a CDS encoding helix-turn-helix transcriptional regulator, which translates to MQVTSRTNFDSVVLGFHALSDSLRVNVIELLRDRELCVCELCDALGVTQSKLSFHLKTLKEAGLVRSRQEGRWIYYSLNLPQFVALEQYLAEFRRFSAIVPSRSCPS; encoded by the coding sequence ATGCAAGTTACATCTCGAACAAATTTTGATTCTGTTGTTTTAGGCTTTCATGCTTTATCCGATTCGCTGCGCGTGAATGTTATTGAATTATTGCGCGATCGCGAACTGTGTGTTTGCGAGTTATGCGATGCTTTAGGCGTTACGCAGTCAAAACTCTCTTTCCACCTCAAGACTCTCAAAGAAGCTGGTTTAGTGCGATCGCGTCAAGAGGGACGTTGGATTTACTACAGCTTGAATTTACCACAATTTGTCGCTTTAGAGCAGTACTTAGCCGAATTCCGGCGTTTTAGTGCGATCGTGCCCAGTCGTTCGTGTCCAAGCTAG
- a CDS encoding GNAT family N-acetyltransferase, protein MSNSNCAIRHAIAQDADAIANLSHQLGYPTTTSAVQHRLAQMHSANHVVYVAEIPNIGVIGWIHAHLCLLLQTNLHAEIGGLVVDEKYRGSGIGQQLLLQIEQWASQQGCESVYLRSNIIREQARIFYRKMGYSYIKTSLTFSKHL, encoded by the coding sequence TTGAGTAATAGTAATTGCGCGATCAGACACGCGATCGCCCAAGATGCAGATGCGATCGCAAACTTATCTCACCAGTTAGGTTATCCCACAACTACGAGTGCTGTACAACACCGTTTAGCACAAATGCACTCAGCAAATCATGTTGTCTATGTAGCAGAAATTCCTAATATTGGTGTCATTGGCTGGATTCACGCCCACCTATGTTTACTTTTACAAACAAACCTACACGCCGAAATTGGTGGTTTAGTTGTTGATGAAAAATATCGTGGTAGTGGTATCGGTCAGCAATTATTGTTACAAATAGAACAGTGGGCAAGTCAGCAAGGATGCGAAAGTGTGTATCTCCGCTCAAATATTATCCGCGAGCAGGCACGCATTTTCTATAGAAAGATGGGCTATAGCTATATCAAAACTTCCCTCACCTTCAGTAAGCATCTCTAA
- a CDS encoding TVP38/TMEM64 family protein codes for MTKRKFIQIVQLSSIVLLIAVGIWFVNRIGIEQVRANVDQLGVWAPLAVISLRMVSIVIPALPSTAYSILSGVLFGFVQGIVVIAIADLIACNLNFYIAKRYGRSLVQKLVGQRFMGRVDSLSQKYLERNIFLVTGFLMTGLFDFVAYAVGLTQMKWRSFILALILGIAISTPPIVALGAGVFEGGRILLVGAMLGIFALAMLTGWLSRKKVASD; via the coding sequence ATGACAAAACGCAAATTTATTCAAATCGTACAACTGAGTTCGATCGTCTTACTCATTGCTGTAGGAATTTGGTTTGTCAATCGTATCGGGATTGAACAAGTAAGAGCAAATGTCGATCAACTTGGTGTTTGGGCACCGTTAGCAGTGATATCCTTGCGGATGGTCAGCATTGTGATTCCAGCACTACCAAGCACAGCTTACTCGATTTTATCAGGAGTGCTGTTTGGTTTTGTTCAAGGAATTGTCGTGATTGCGATCGCTGATTTGATTGCGTGTAACCTCAACTTTTACATCGCCAAACGCTATGGACGTAGTTTAGTGCAAAAGCTGGTTGGACAAAGATTTATGGGTAGAGTTGATTCTCTTAGCCAAAAGTATCTCGAACGCAATATTTTTCTGGTAACAGGCTTTTTGATGACAGGGTTATTTGACTTTGTTGCTTACGCTGTCGGACTCACGCAAATGAAATGGCGTAGTTTTATTTTGGCGCTGATTCTTGGTATCGCTATTTCTACACCGCCCATTGTTGCACTTGGTGCAGGGGTTTTTGAAGGCGGTAGAATTTTACTTGTGGGTGCAATGTTAGGAATCTTTGCGCTGGCAATGTTGACAGGATGGTTAAGTCGCAAGAAAGTGGCTAGTGATTAG
- a CDS encoding AraC family transcriptional regulator produces MMISKEAYWELFEETAVEQAHVDDITYQFPPQLGQGYYRHINLRDGLELDITKYQLHDDIIVDMPERSHPIEYTFLLSGVEQYDTQVMRGGHYSLYSSGVAPKEKPKSCATQPIFAINVHIEPELFTAFWHGESEFSFSVTQPLLKGDEEYETYSGRTTIAMQTAIQQILQCPYLSLTKRMYLESKVWELMALLMHDLEHPRNLSHTPLKPDDIERIHYAKEILLQQLDNPLSLIELARQVGLNDCTLKRGFRYCFGKTVFGYLHDYRLEQARQLLEQRRMNVSEIARSVGFANRSYFASAFRKKFGVNPRDYLTQKNSA; encoded by the coding sequence ATGATGATTTCAAAAGAAGCTTATTGGGAATTGTTTGAAGAAACGGCAGTGGAGCAAGCGCACGTTGATGATATCACTTATCAGTTTCCACCTCAGCTAGGACAGGGTTATTATCGTCACATCAATCTGCGCGATGGATTGGAATTAGATATCACTAAATATCAACTGCATGATGACATTATTGTTGACATGCCAGAGCGATCGCACCCTATTGAGTATACATTCCTGCTTTCGGGAGTGGAACAATATGACACACAAGTCATGCGTGGTGGGCATTATAGCCTGTATAGTAGTGGCGTAGCACCTAAAGAAAAGCCAAAATCCTGCGCTACTCAACCGATTTTTGCGATTAATGTTCATATTGAGCCGGAATTGTTTACCGCATTTTGGCACGGCGAATCAGAATTTTCCTTCTCAGTAACGCAACCATTGTTGAAAGGTGACGAAGAATACGAAACTTATTCTGGACGCACAACAATTGCGATGCAAACCGCAATTCAGCAAATTCTTCAGTGTCCTTATCTATCTTTGACCAAACGGATGTATCTCGAAAGCAAAGTTTGGGAACTGATGGCGTTGCTGATGCACGATCTAGAACATCCGCGCAATCTATCTCATACTCCACTCAAACCTGATGATATTGAGCGAATTCACTACGCTAAAGAAATCTTACTGCAACAACTAGACAATCCACTGTCATTAATCGAGTTAGCGCGACAAGTTGGTTTAAATGACTGTACGCTCAAACGTGGCTTTCGCTACTGTTTTGGTAAGACTGTATTCGGCTATCTGCATGACTATCGCCTCGAACAAGCGCGTCAACTACTCGAACAACGTCGTATGAACGTTTCTGAAATTGCGCGTAGCGTTGGTTTTGCTAATCGTAGTTATTTTGCATCTGCCTTTAGAAAGAAATTTGGAGTAAATCCGAGAGATTACCTTACTCAAAAAAATTCCGCCTAG
- a CDS encoding TonB-dependent siderophore receptor: MRHYWQLALLTALSLLFSPPAWAQTVTNEATAVAQQKQIAQTLAQITGVRIDTTNGIAVVLETTATLSPTTSTLNNTLIADIPNAVLALPEEFQAVNPTEGITLVRVTNLPNNQVRVAITGIDAPPTVELQVAAEGLVLAVTPPTDEEIEIVVTGELDLEGYFVPNATTATRTNTELRDIPQSIQVLPQRVLEDRQVNRLSEALRNVSGVSVGDSFGDSLDRINIRGFQSDVLFEDGFRRGSFSSRGTSDPELIERVEVLKGPASVLYGNLEPGGVVNVVTRQPQADPAYTIGTVVGSFGLVRPSIDLTGPLDPDRRLLYRFTALYEAEDGFRDYGQDVNRFVLAPSLTWNLSDRTALAFNFTYADAERPFDRGLPAIGNRVADVPRDRLFQDPSAIVQTEELSASYRLTHNFNDNWQLRNEFRYLSVDTFDFRIDSWIIEDDGTLDRRWRSNDDYYEFYSLQTNVVGEFATGNVQHTLLAGIDFNRSTAQGGQRRLPGDPSFFINIFTQEGDLISRPNLGDLTLIVRDSTRRENNIGVYLQDQITLSENLKVLAGGRFDVYDLQSVDSLSNTETEDTVQRFTPRVGVVYQPSREVSLYSSYSQAFTPNIFGQTVDGSFLDPEISEQFEVGVRGEFANGRLVANLAAYNLTKRNVEGPDPLNPDFAIAVGKIRSRGIELDVAGEILPGWNAIASYAYTDAEITEDNYYPAGNRPNNVPRNSTSVWTTYEFQNGNLQGLGFGLGLFFVGDRAGDFDNTYELPSYVRTDAAIFYRQDNWRAALNFQNLFDVNYIRNSEGFREANAPGAPFTVIGSLSVTF, encoded by the coding sequence ATGCGGCATTATTGGCAATTAGCGTTATTGACAGCGCTCTCATTACTGTTTTCTCCTCCTGCTTGGGCACAAACCGTTACAAATGAAGCAACTGCTGTTGCACAGCAAAAGCAAATTGCGCAAACACTCGCTCAAATTACTGGAGTGAGAATAGATACAACAAACGGCATTGCAGTGGTTCTGGAGACAACAGCAACATTATCTCCAACGACGTCAACCCTCAATAATACCTTGATTGCAGATATTCCTAACGCCGTGTTGGCATTACCTGAAGAATTTCAAGCCGTCAATCCAACTGAGGGTATTACGTTAGTGCGCGTGACAAATTTACCAAACAATCAGGTGCGTGTCGCCATTACCGGAATTGATGCACCACCAACAGTTGAATTACAAGTCGCAGCAGAAGGATTAGTCTTAGCAGTAACACCTCCAACCGATGAAGAAATTGAAATTGTCGTGACGGGTGAATTAGATTTAGAAGGTTATTTTGTCCCTAATGCGACAACTGCAACTCGTACAAATACAGAACTGCGCGATATTCCGCAATCAATTCAAGTATTACCACAACGTGTTTTAGAAGATCGGCAAGTTAACCGTCTGAGTGAGGCTTTGCGCAACGTCAGCGGCGTCAGCGTCGGTGATAGTTTTGGTGACAGTCTAGACCGCATTAATATTCGCGGCTTTCAGTCTGATGTATTATTTGAAGATGGGTTTCGCCGCGGATCGTTTAGTTCTAGAGGAACCTCCGATCCTGAACTGATTGAACGCGTTGAAGTTCTCAAGGGACCCGCCTCGGTATTGTATGGTAATTTGGAACCAGGCGGTGTTGTCAATGTTGTCACCAGGCAACCGCAAGCCGATCCGGCTTATACGATAGGCACTGTCGTTGGTAGTTTCGGGTTAGTGCGTCCGAGTATTGACCTTACAGGACCGCTAGATCCCGATCGCCGGCTATTGTATCGTTTCACCGCACTGTATGAAGCTGAAGATGGCTTTCGCGATTATGGTCAAGATGTGAATCGCTTTGTGCTAGCGCCATCACTAACATGGAATTTGAGCGATCGCACCGCTTTAGCCTTCAATTTTACCTACGCAGATGCAGAACGCCCGTTCGACCGCGGTCTTCCGGCGATTGGGAATCGAGTTGCAGACGTACCGCGCGATCGCTTATTTCAAGATCCGAGTGCGATCGTCCAAACCGAAGAATTGAGCGCCAGCTATCGCTTAACCCATAACTTTAACGACAATTGGCAACTCAGAAACGAGTTTCGCTATCTCTCAGTTGATACTTTCGATTTTCGCATTGATAGCTGGATTATTGAAGATGATGGCACGCTCGATCGCCGCTGGCGCTCTAACGATGATTATTACGAATTCTACTCACTGCAAACCAATGTCGTGGGCGAATTTGCCACAGGTAATGTTCAACATACACTTTTAGCCGGAATCGATTTTAACCGCAGTACCGCCCAAGGTGGTCAGCGCCGTTTACCAGGCGATCCGAGTTTCTTTATCAATATCTTTACTCAAGAAGGCGATTTGATTTCGCGTCCGAACTTAGGCGATTTAACGTTAATTGTGCGGGATAGTACGCGTCGAGAAAACAATATTGGCGTGTATCTACAAGATCAAATTACTTTGAGTGAAAATCTCAAAGTTTTAGCAGGGGGAAGATTCGACGTTTACGATTTGCAATCGGTAGATAGCCTATCGAATACAGAAACTGAAGATACTGTGCAACGTTTTACTCCGCGCGTTGGTGTAGTTTATCAACCTAGTCGCGAAGTGTCGCTGTATAGTAGCTATAGTCAGGCTTTTACACCTAACATTTTTGGTCAGACTGTCGATGGCTCTTTTCTCGACCCAGAAATTAGCGAACAGTTCGAGGTTGGCGTGCGCGGCGAGTTTGCCAATGGGCGATTGGTGGCGAATCTAGCGGCGTATAACTTAACAAAGCGAAATGTCGAAGGTCCCGATCCACTCAATCCAGATTTTGCCATTGCAGTCGGTAAAATCAGAAGTCGCGGAATTGAACTTGATGTGGCTGGTGAGATTTTGCCAGGATGGAATGCGATCGCGTCCTATGCTTATACGGATGCTGAAATCACAGAAGATAACTATTACCCTGCGGGAAATCGTCCTAATAATGTCCCCAGAAATAGCACCAGCGTATGGACGACATATGAATTTCAAAATGGCAATTTACAAGGGCTAGGCTTTGGGTTGGGACTATTCTTTGTTGGCGATCGCGCGGGTGACTTTGATAACACTTATGAACTTCCTAGCTATGTTCGCACTGATGCGGCAATATTTTACCGTCAAGATAACTGGCGGGCTGCACTGAACTTCCAGAATTTATTCGACGTCAACTACATCCGTAATAGTGAAGGATTTCGCGAAGCAAATGCACCAGGTGCGCCTTTTACAGTCATTGGTTCATTATCTGTTACATTTTAA
- a CDS encoding iron-siderophore ABC transporter substrate-binding protein has translation MVHYLLHFKSRCIAPLVAIALLAACTNHERVAVETDCYIVQHIAGETCVPRQPKRVVALDSVTLEYLLSLGIRPIGAVSDNFAFSWRQDVAGIINIGSTGEPSLEKILSLQPDLIVGLDFYQTIYPQSSQIAPTLLYEFEHSGKWKAVFLDFAQKLQKVDTAKQVMNDYHSRLEQFQQQMGERLKSTEVSVVRIYPDRIHLYLKDSFAGIILQDAGLSRPPAQAIAADEAQKGFGNPIQTSISRELFHQADGDVMFVWTGENTVEANQQAQQKLAQLKSDPLWQNLEVVQQNQIYQVPNYWIGSGPIAANLVIDDLFKYLVNESEQTNA, from the coding sequence TTGGTTCATTATCTGTTACATTTTAAGTCACGCTGCATCGCACCGCTTGTCGCGATCGCTTTGCTTGCGGCTTGCACAAACCACGAGCGCGTTGCAGTTGAGACTGATTGTTATATCGTGCAACATATTGCAGGAGAAACTTGCGTACCGCGTCAGCCCAAGCGAGTTGTAGCACTCGATAGTGTCACACTCGAATACTTGTTATCCTTGGGAATTCGACCAATTGGCGCTGTTTCAGATAATTTTGCATTCTCCTGGCGACAGGACGTAGCAGGAATTATCAATATTGGTAGTACTGGTGAACCTAGCCTAGAAAAGATTCTGTCACTTCAACCAGATCTCATTGTCGGGCTAGATTTCTATCAAACAATTTATCCTCAATCTTCACAAATTGCGCCTACTCTACTTTACGAGTTTGAACATAGCGGCAAGTGGAAAGCAGTTTTTCTCGATTTTGCCCAAAAGCTGCAAAAAGTCGATACAGCAAAACAAGTGATGAACGATTATCACTCGCGCTTAGAGCAATTTCAACAACAAATGGGAGAACGTCTTAAAAGTACAGAAGTCTCTGTTGTTCGCATCTATCCAGACCGCATTCATCTTTACCTCAAAGATTCTTTCGCTGGCATTATCTTACAAGATGCTGGATTATCGCGTCCTCCAGCGCAGGCGATCGCCGCCGATGAAGCCCAAAAAGGATTTGGCAATCCAATCCAAACATCAATTAGCCGTGAATTATTCCATCAAGCTGATGGTGATGTCATGTTCGTTTGGACGGGTGAAAATACTGTGGAAGCTAATCAACAAGCCCAACAAAAACTAGCACAATTAAAGTCCGATCCACTTTGGCAAAACTTAGAAGTAGTACAACAAAACCAAATTTATCAAGTACCAAATTACTGGATTGGGAGTGGTCCAATTGCTGCCAATTTAGTAATTGATGACTTATTTAAGTATCTGGTTAACGAGTCAGAACAAACTAACGCGTAG
- a CDS encoding DUF1636 domain-containing protein, whose translation MTRVLFVCEACGFSADRELYEGQPGGTHLLHQLMPLYENWARKSELEIQTVGCLCACERPRAIALGATNKITYLFGDLPPLESAEALLQLCELYLDSEDGYILPAKLPVSETAAMPEFRLFQQFIRRNYSSSNRVRTL comes from the coding sequence ATGACGCGCGTTCTTTTTGTCTGCGAAGCTTGCGGTTTTTCTGCCGATCGGGAACTTTATGAAGGACAACCAGGCGGAACGCACTTACTCCATCAACTTATGCCACTGTATGAAAATTGGGCAAGAAAATCAGAACTTGAAATTCAAACGGTGGGTTGCTTGTGTGCGTGCGAACGTCCGCGTGCGATCGCGCTTGGTGCAACGAATAAAATTACTTACCTATTTGGCGATTTACCACCCTTAGAAAGTGCTGAAGCACTGCTGCAATTGTGTGAATTGTATCTCGATAGCGAAGATGGCTATATTCTACCTGCCAAACTGCCTGTCTCAGAAACCGCCGCTATGCCCGAATTCCGCCTGTTCCAGCAATTCATTAGGAGAAATTATAGCTCTAGTAACAGAGTTAGGACATTATAG
- a CDS encoding thioesterase family protein, which yields MNCEKLLPFEIALPLSVRTYDIDFAGIVSNIVFIRWLEDLRCEILVNHLPIEEQLQNGVAPLLIQTQIDYKKSITLVDKPIGRMWISKLKTMKWFVNAEISVDGMVAATAEQTGCFIDLTTRRPVPVPAELQQKYLEYYQNKGQR from the coding sequence ATGAATTGCGAAAAGCTTTTACCTTTTGAAATTGCACTACCCTTATCTGTCAGAACTTACGATATAGATTTTGCAGGTATTGTTAGTAATATTGTATTCATTCGCTGGTTAGAAGATTTACGCTGCGAAATTTTGGTAAATCATTTACCAATTGAAGAACAACTTCAAAATGGCGTTGCGCCATTGCTCATCCAGACACAAATTGATTACAAAAAATCGATTACTTTAGTTGATAAACCCATAGGGAGAATGTGGATTAGCAAGTTAAAAACGATGAAATGGTTTGTCAATGCTGAAATATCTGTCGATGGTATGGTTGCAGCGACTGCGGAACAAACAGGTTGTTTTATTGACTTAACAACAAGGCGTCCGGTTCCTGTACCCGCAGAACTACAGCAGAAATATTTGGAGTATTATCAAAACAAGGGTCAGAGGTAA